The Polaribacter tangerinus genome has a segment encoding these proteins:
- a CDS encoding PorP/SprF family type IX secretion system membrane protein, protein MKIKALYILCIAILVYKTGFAQDNLIKNQHKVMGIQNPSFFGFGETTKAGVLYGSQGFGNANKIETKFAFANHFFENNNFSLAFDLRTTEINSLGYTISKANAHYIYRTRLSYRWTFNPSISVGYVNSNLNYNSLVFEDQINVLTGNIAAISIDPINVTNRINYVDFGAGFTIHNNENLFFGLNAKHLNTPKNSFTNVTETKIDLLYSAQVGYEFDINPYDQGILPTFSYVYLYNSFTKQGPKSRLDLYQELILGNVSVGFNQNFNQFEGFSISQFGTSFSLFVEQIEVGLNYSFEMSANKPVGDSFNSLEFFITFDFNPDSRNKRGNNSRFYGM, encoded by the coding sequence ATGAAAATTAAAGCACTCTATATATTATGTATTGCAATTCTTGTTTATAAAACAGGTTTTGCACAAGACAATCTCATAAAAAATCAGCATAAAGTTATGGGAATCCAAAATCCGAGTTTTTTCGGATTTGGAGAAACCACAAAAGCAGGAGTTTTATATGGTTCTCAAGGTTTTGGAAACGCAAATAAGATTGAAACAAAATTTGCTTTTGCAAATCATTTTTTCGAGAATAATAATTTTTCATTAGCTTTTGATTTAAGAACCACCGAAATAAACAGCTTAGGCTATACTATTTCAAAAGCAAATGCTCACTACATATACAGAACAAGATTAAGTTACCGATGGACGTTTAACCCTTCTATTTCTGTTGGGTATGTGAATAGTAATTTAAATTATAATTCACTTGTTTTCGAAGATCAAATAAATGTGCTTACAGGAAATATTGCTGCAATAAGCATAGATCCTATAAATGTTACTAACCGAATTAATTATGTCGATTTCGGAGCTGGTTTTACCATTCATAACAACGAAAATTTATTCTTCGGACTAAATGCAAAACATTTAAATACTCCAAAAAATTCATTTACCAACGTTACCGAAACAAAAATAGATTTATTGTACTCTGCACAAGTAGGTTATGAGTTTGATATCAATCCATACGATCAAGGAATATTACCAACTTTTTCGTATGTTTATTTATACAATTCATTTACAAAACAAGGGCCAAAATCTCGTTTAGACCTATATCAAGAACTTATTCTTGGAAACGTTTCTGTCGGATTTAACCAAAACTTTAATCAGTTTGAAGGTTTTTCTATTTCTCAATTCGGAACCTCATTTAGTCTTTTTGTAGAGCAAATAGAAGTAGGTTTAAACTATTCTTTTGAAATGAGTGCAAACAAACCTGTGGGAGACTCTTTTAATAGTTTAGAGTTTTTTATCACATTCGATTTTAATCCAGATAGTAGAAATAAAAGAGGAAATAATAGTCGTTTTTACGGAATGTAA
- a CDS encoding T9SS type A sorting domain-containing protein, protein MKFFPQKIAFVLLVLFTNSIVTSNAITTISKNIVFNSLFSTPPPTTKYPLQIYTGNKTLLNLLVEGSAVAWYATENSTIKLHPKTPLISGETYYASQTVNGLESSERVAITVQQVSDDEQFFSESLQTTIADLVTTPTPGYQTKWYGSATSLLELDTSEVLKNKTYYVEQYLTNSSELEPSVTTLFSEETLRTFLNGETYRVKAIASDRSRGVFVALFLEDSEEFVILNISSSGNISYLFGNGNGSFDPNSQVEQKSIENISDMVLDSDGNLFVSDDGNNLIYKVSPTGEVRPFVGSSTYESEDGIGLEAGFAGPNKMTIDKQNNIYVIDTGSRFIRKVTPEKEVSTLSFYNAVWPSFTVITAYAITTDFSGNLYVSNSNTIFKIAPSGLITAIAGNIDNDDNYGTGNEAHFNQISDIEFDGLDNLIVLDDNNNKIRNVNLTTLGVTTIAGNGNFEIVDGKGAEASFTNLNNLTSINASTFLMKDNKTIRVLELLEKSNRVPVDVRLTSAPIGLQTQVYAGEKTLEALQVSGENILWYATDVNGTVLDINTTLVDGETYYASQTKNNIESSNRLSVKVKKISEATQTLNSKNAIVANLNTTPSEGYFAEWFATIDAKVPMLPSDRVTNGTYYVAQSILEIPTKPDFSIFIDKADISNFLQETDFTITAITNDENGGLYVAVSMGNSELSVILKISENKEIEYIIGGGKGTFVNEQGTTIDRSLHIISDIVIDTKGNLFIAEPYKSIISKLTPSGVVSVFVGDETKKGNTDGEGNAASFDFPVGLTIDASDNLFLVDSDKEQIRKITPNRVVSTFASDFGTNFPSGGAIDVANDGTLFVDIFGISILEINPQGEGGMLIGNPESLGYKDGPASEALFGGIGDIYLDNEQNIIIVDNQNSAIRKLNLKTNTVSTLSDPPAPGVLSLFNRPSKIARSTSGNYYILDGDFIFQMGGRKSSNRVAVTVIEATEPPKGLSAQIFIGEKTLESLTVTGQDIKWYRQSAEGEVLPLSTVLESGTVYFASQTINGVESLQRLPVMVQKISEETQNINIKKSATIAAIQAQSTTGYTLKWYENSTTNTVLETDTNLTNGSTYYVDQSIHEFTTIPFAGMLMAGSENDTKLNATFDTPKDMVFDKFGNMFIADAGNHLIRKILLSGEVTTFAGSGSEGNVDGNGTDASFNRPNGLVIDSAGNIFIADAGNYLIRKITPEGEVTTFAGSGTPASTNGSGTGASFDYIEGIAVDDKDNLYVSSRDNLIRKITPEAVVTTFAGSGSNAFTDGVGVSASFNHPSGMIFDSQGNLLVADTDNHAIRKVSKTGVVTTLAGNGEIGVDDGNVNTASFNKPTSISIDAENNIYVSDEGNFRVRKIDTNQMVTTVLGNDSEESTDGVGTAASFKNLGTLIYNGFMHMYLIDENHIRKVNIADETSNRVGITVNFVVPQPTGQPLQVYAGDKDISTLFVQGNSIQWYASETATTKLPPTTLLEDETVYYASQTINNVESSNRFAVSVKKISEATQVFSSPTTTTVANLISTPRTGYNAKWFENATTNQVIASTEPINTGTYYVAQEKRNPFTIPFVGSFEIKNKSDLYQNATLYASAIAVDAQGYLYVAGKFLEADEFVIVKVSSTGIGSLLVGLGTGSFVNEHSNSQNFNQVSDMVIDSLGNLFLLESGANRIRKVTPEGVVSVFAGSETNGAQDGNGVLASFDFPSGLSIDSSNNLYVTDLNNDVLRKITPEGQVSTLFKSIVPNIPAETSIVIDDEGFIYLDIDGSAIYKISPSGNFNIVAGNFSKTIAADGIGENASFKKIKSISFDPSGNLLVLDDNKIRKVDVGTNAVTTLAGNEGLFASNGFGVLAGFDAATKITQNSFNKHYIIDDGKIRTFSYTDISNRVAVSVVVKEAPTLTFDTISKTFGDADFNLTATTNSSSEITYSIVSGGTGEVTLTGNTVSIVKAGTVQIKASVAADTNYKAAEKIVNLNIAKANQTITFNSISLPTNSDTFTLLATASSGLPVSYQSSNTSVVTISDTTATLMGIGTATITASQQGNENYNAAVAVVQPVVITTLGIENEDLEAVIKIYPNPAKDYLTIASTKYSELQVVIYDVTGRKVKTVKQYQVNKRLEVSSLSKGTYLIKIENAQGNIMMQRFIKR, encoded by the coding sequence ATGAAATTTTTCCCCCAAAAAATAGCGTTCGTTTTATTGGTTTTATTTACCAACAGTATTGTAACTTCAAATGCAATTACTACAATTTCCAAAAACATTGTTTTTAATTCATTATTTTCCACGCCACCGCCAACTACAAAGTATCCTTTACAAATTTATACAGGAAATAAAACACTTTTAAACCTTCTAGTTGAAGGCTCAGCTGTAGCATGGTATGCAACAGAAAATAGCACTATTAAATTACACCCAAAAACGCCTTTAATTAGTGGAGAAACGTACTATGCATCTCAAACTGTAAATGGTCTAGAAAGTTCCGAAAGAGTAGCAATTACTGTACAACAAGTAAGCGACGATGAACAATTTTTTTCTGAAAGTTTACAAACAACAATAGCAGACTTAGTAACTACGCCAACACCTGGCTACCAAACAAAATGGTATGGTTCTGCAACAAGTTTATTGGAGTTAGATACTTCAGAAGTGCTTAAAAATAAAACGTATTATGTAGAGCAATATTTAACAAACAGCTCAGAATTAGAACCGTCTGTAACGACGCTTTTTTCAGAAGAAACTTTACGTACTTTTTTAAATGGTGAAACTTATAGAGTAAAAGCTATAGCTTCTGATAGATCAAGAGGAGTTTTTGTAGCGCTATTTTTAGAAGATTCGGAAGAGTTTGTTATATTAAATATTTCAAGTTCTGGAAATATATCTTACTTATTTGGAAATGGAAATGGGAGTTTTGATCCAAATTCTCAAGTTGAACAGAAATCTATAGAAAACATTTCAGATATGGTGTTGGATTCTGATGGGAATCTTTTTGTGTCAGATGATGGTAATAATTTAATTTATAAAGTTTCCCCAACTGGGGAGGTGCGTCCTTTTGTAGGAAGTTCAACATATGAAAGTGAAGATGGTATTGGTCTAGAAGCAGGTTTTGCTGGTCCTAACAAGATGACAATCGATAAGCAAAATAATATATATGTAATAGATACAGGTAGTAGATTTATTCGTAAAGTAACACCTGAAAAAGAGGTGAGTACCCTTTCTTTTTATAATGCAGTATGGCCGTCTTTTACCGTGATTACAGCGTATGCAATTACAACTGATTTTTCAGGTAATTTATATGTGAGTAATAGCAATACAATTTTTAAGATAGCACCTTCAGGACTTATAACAGCAATTGCTGGTAATATAGATAATGACGATAATTATGGTACTGGAAATGAAGCACATTTTAATCAAATTTCAGATATTGAATTCGACGGATTAGATAACTTAATTGTATTAGATGACAATAACAATAAAATAAGAAATGTAAATTTAACCACATTAGGAGTAACTACGATTGCCGGAAATGGTAATTTTGAAATAGTAGACGGAAAGGGTGCAGAGGCAAGTTTTACAAATTTAAATAATCTTACATCAATTAATGCTTCTACTTTTTTAATGAAAGATAATAAAACCATTAGGGTTTTAGAGTTGCTAGAAAAATCAAACAGAGTGCCAGTAGATGTTCGTTTAACTTCTGCACCCATAGGCTTGCAAACTCAAGTTTACGCAGGAGAAAAAACACTAGAGGCATTACAAGTATCCGGAGAAAACATTTTATGGTACGCCACCGATGTAAATGGTACTGTACTAGATATAAATACAACTTTGGTAGATGGTGAAACATACTATGCATCACAAACAAAAAATAATATTGAAAGTTCCAATAGACTTTCAGTAAAAGTCAAAAAAATTAGTGAAGCTACACAAACGTTAAACTCAAAAAACGCTATTGTTGCCAATTTAAACACCACACCAAGCGAAGGTTATTTTGCAGAATGGTTTGCTACCATAGATGCAAAAGTACCTATGCTACCCTCTGATAGAGTAACCAATGGAACTTATTATGTAGCACAGAGTATCTTGGAAATTCCAACAAAACCCGATTTTTCCATTTTTATTGATAAAGCTGATATCAGTAATTTTTTACAAGAAACAGACTTTACTATTACTGCTATAACAAATGATGAAAATGGTGGCTTGTACGTGGCAGTTTCTATGGGAAATAGTGAGCTGTCTGTAATACTAAAAATATCTGAAAATAAAGAAATAGAATACATAATAGGAGGTGGTAAAGGCACTTTTGTAAACGAACAGGGCACTACCATCGATAGAAGTTTACATATTATTTCTGATATTGTTATAGATACCAAAGGCAACTTGTTTATTGCAGAACCATATAAAAGTATAATTAGTAAGCTAACTCCTTCTGGAGTGGTAAGTGTTTTTGTGGGAGACGAGACTAAAAAAGGAAATACAGATGGTGAAGGAAATGCTGCAAGTTTTGATTTTCCTGTGGGTCTTACCATAGATGCCTCAGATAATTTATTTTTAGTTGATTCTGATAAAGAACAAATAAGAAAAATCACACCCAATAGAGTAGTAAGTACCTTTGCATCAGATTTTGGTACAAATTTTCCGAGCGGAGGTGCCATTGATGTAGCTAATGATGGTACTTTATTTGTTGATATTTTTGGAATATCAATTTTAGAAATAAATCCTCAAGGAGAAGGAGGAATGCTTATAGGAAATCCTGAGAGTTTAGGTTATAAAGATGGTCCTGCATCAGAGGCTCTTTTTGGAGGTATTGGAGATATTTACCTAGACAATGAACAGAATATTATTATTGTAGATAACCAAAATAGCGCCATCCGGAAATTAAATTTAAAAACCAATACAGTTTCCACTCTTTCAGATCCACCTGCTCCAGGTGTACTCTCATTATTTAATAGACCCTCAAAAATTGCAAGAAGTACTTCTGGTAACTATTATATTTTAGATGGTGATTTTATCTTCCAAATGGGCGGTAGAAAAAGTTCTAACAGAGTTGCAGTTACAGTAATAGAAGCCACAGAACCACCAAAAGGATTGTCAGCTCAAATTTTTATTGGAGAAAAAACACTTGAAAGTTTAACAGTAACAGGTCAAGATATAAAATGGTATCGTCAATCTGCAGAAGGAGAAGTATTGCCATTAAGTACAGTTTTAGAAAGTGGTACTGTGTATTTTGCCAGTCAAACGATAAATGGAGTAGAAAGTTTGCAGAGATTACCTGTTATGGTTCAAAAAATTAGTGAAGAAACACAAAATATTAATATAAAAAAGAGTGCAACAATTGCCGCTATTCAAGCACAGTCAACTACTGGATATACCCTTAAATGGTATGAGAATTCAACAACTAATACTGTATTAGAAACCGATACTAACCTTACAAATGGTAGTACTTATTATGTAGATCAATCTATACATGAGTTTACGACAATTCCGTTTGCAGGAATGTTAATGGCAGGTTCAGAGAACGATACCAAACTAAATGCTACTTTTGATACTCCTAAAGATATGGTGTTTGATAAATTTGGTAATATGTTTATTGCCGATGCCGGAAATCATTTGATTAGAAAAATATTACTTTCAGGCGAAGTAACAACTTTTGCAGGTTCAGGATCGGAAGGAAATGTAGACGGAAATGGTACAGATGCCAGTTTTAATAGACCCAACGGATTGGTAATTGATTCTGCTGGAAATATTTTTATAGCAGATGCAGGTAATTATTTAATTCGAAAAATTACACCAGAAGGAGAAGTAACTACTTTTGCAGGTTCAGGAACTCCCGCTAGTACAAATGGTTCAGGTACAGGTGCCTCTTTTGATTATATAGAAGGAATTGCTGTAGATGATAAAGACAATTTGTATGTAAGTAGTAGAGATAATTTAATTCGAAAAATTACACCAGAAGCTGTTGTTACTACTTTTGCAGGATCTGGCTCTAATGCTTTTACAGACGGAGTAGGAGTTTCTGCAAGCTTTAATCATCCAAGCGGAATGATTTTTGACAGCCAAGGGAATTTGTTAGTTGCAGATACAGATAACCATGCAATTCGCAAAGTTTCTAAAACAGGTGTTGTTACAACCCTTGCTGGAAACGGAGAAATTGGTGTAGACGATGGCAACGTAAATACGGCAAGTTTTAATAAGCCTACAAGTATTAGTATCGATGCAGAAAACAATATATATGTATCAGACGAAGGAAACTTTCGTGTTCGTAAAATTGATACAAACCAAATGGTTACTACAGTTCTAGGGAATGATTCTGAAGAAAGTACCGATGGAGTAGGAACGGCTGCTAGTTTTAAAAATTTAGGAACGCTTATTTACAATGGTTTTATGCATATGTATCTTATTGATGAAAATCATATTAGAAAGGTAAATATTGCTGATGAAACCTCAAACCGTGTGGGAATTACAGTTAATTTTGTAGTTCCACAACCAACAGGGCAACCGTTACAAGTGTATGCAGGTGATAAAGATATCTCTACCTTGTTTGTTCAAGGAAATTCAATACAATGGTACGCAAGCGAAACAGCTACAACAAAGTTACCACCAACAACACTTTTAGAAGATGAAACTGTTTATTACGCTAGTCAAACTATTAATAATGTAGAGAGTAGTAATCGTTTTGCTGTTTCGGTAAAAAAAATAAGTGAAGCCACACAAGTATTTAGCTCGCCAACCACAACAACCGTGGCAAATTTAATAAGTACACCAAGGACAGGTTATAATGCAAAATGGTTCGAAAATGCAACAACCAATCAAGTAATAGCATCCACAGAGCCTATTAATACTGGTACTTATTATGTGGCGCAAGAGAAGAGAAATCCATTTACAATACCATTTGTAGGAAGTTTTGAAATTAAAAATAAGTCAGACTTGTATCAAAATGCTACTTTATACGCGAGTGCAATTGCAGTAGATGCGCAAGGTTATTTGTATGTGGCAGGAAAATTTTTAGAGGCAGATGAGTTTGTTATTGTAAAAGTATCTTCCACTGGTATTGGTTCACTTTTAGTTGGACTAGGAACGGGAAGTTTTGTAAATGAACATTCAAACTCACAAAATTTTAACCAAGTTTCTGATATGGTTATAGATAGTTTAGGAAATTTATTTTTATTGGAGAGCGGTGCAAATAGAATAAGAAAGGTTACTCCCGAAGGAGTAGTATCTGTATTTGCAGGTAGTGAAACTAACGGAGCTCAAGATGGAAACGGTGTTTTAGCTAGTTTCGATTTTCCTAGCGGACTCTCAATAGATAGCTCGAATAATTTGTATGTAACAGATTTAAATAATGATGTGTTACGAAAAATAACACCAGAGGGCCAAGTTTCTACTCTTTTTAAATCAATAGTTCCAAACATACCAGCAGAAACTTCTATAGTTATCGATGATGAAGGGTTTATATATTTAGATATTGATGGAAGTGCCATTTATAAAATAAGTCCGTCTGGTAATTTTAATATAGTTGCCGGTAATTTTTCAAAAACAATAGCTGCAGACGGAATTGGTGAAAATGCAAGTTTCAAAAAAATAAAAAGTATCTCTTTTGATCCCTCTGGAAATCTGTTGGTACTAGATGACAATAAAATAAGAAAAGTTGATGTAGGAACAAATGCGGTAACCACATTAGCAGGAAATGAAGGTTTATTTGCTTCGAACGGATTTGGTGTTTTAGCAGGTTTTGATGCAGCCACAAAAATCACTCAAAATTCTTTCAATAAACATTATATAATAGATGATGGTAAAATACGAACCTTTTCTTACACAGATATTTCTAATAGAGTAGCAGTTTCTGTAGTAGTAAAAGAAGCACCAACGCTTACTTTCGATACTATTTCTAAAACTTTTGGAGATGCAGATTTTAACTTAACTGCAACAACTAATTCTAGTTCCGAAATAACATACAGTATTGTTTCTGGCGGAACAGGAGAAGTAACTTTAACTGGCAATACGGTATCAATAGTAAAAGCAGGAACAGTGCAAATAAAAGCCTCTGTTGCAGCGGATACAAATTATAAGGCAGCAGAAAAAATAGTAAATTTAAACATTGCAAAAGCAAACCAAACCATTACTTTTAACTCAATTTCTTTGCCTACAAATTCCGATACCTTTACATTACTAGCAACTGCAAGTTCTGGTTTGCCTGTTAGTTACCAAAGTTCCAACACATCGGTAGTTACAATTTCAGACACCACTGCTACTTTAATGGGTATAGGTACTGCTACAATTACTGCTAGTCAGCAAGGTAATGAAAACTACAATGCAGCAGTTGCAGTAGTACAACCTGTTGTAATTACAACATTAGGTATAGAAAATGAAGATTTAGAGGCAGTGATTAAAATATATCCAAATCCTGCTAAAGATTACCTAACAATAGCCTCAACCAAATACTCAGAGTTACAAGTAGTTATTTATGATGTAACTGGACGTAAAGTAAAAACAGTAAAGCAATATCAAGTGAATAAACGTTTAGAAGTGAGTAGTTTAAGTAAAGGAACTTATTTGATAAAAATAGAGAATGCACAAGGAAACATAATGATGCAACGCTTTATAAAACGCTAA
- the era gene encoding GTPase Era, with amino-acid sequence MTHKAGFVNIIGNPNVGKSTLMNALVGEKLSIITAKAQTTRHRILGIVNEDNYQVVFSDTPGIIKPAYELQSSMMDFVKSAFEDADILIYMVEIGEKELKNEAFFNRIIHSEIPIILLLNKIDTSSQEEVEEKISYWKNKVPNAEVFVISALEGFNVSAVFEKIKELLPEGPAFYPKDQLTDKPERFFVNEKIREKILIHYKKEIPYAVEVATEEFIEEENIVRIRAIIMVERETQKGIIIGHKGSALKRVGAEARKDLEKFFEKKVFLELYVKVNKNWRSDKNQLKRFGYNQK; translated from the coding sequence ATGACACATAAAGCAGGTTTTGTAAATATTATTGGAAATCCGAATGTAGGAAAATCTACATTAATGAATGCTTTGGTAGGTGAAAAATTGTCTATCATTACCGCAAAGGCACAAACTACAAGGCATCGTATTTTAGGAATTGTAAATGAAGACAATTACCAAGTTGTTTTCTCAGACACTCCAGGAATTATAAAACCAGCCTATGAGTTGCAATCTTCTATGATGGATTTTGTAAAATCGGCCTTTGAAGATGCCGATATTTTAATTTACATGGTAGAAATTGGCGAAAAAGAGTTAAAAAATGAAGCCTTTTTCAACCGAATAATTCATAGTGAAATTCCCATTATTCTCCTTTTAAATAAAATTGATACTTCTTCACAAGAAGAGGTAGAAGAAAAAATAAGTTATTGGAAAAACAAAGTTCCTAATGCAGAAGTTTTTGTAATTTCTGCTCTAGAAGGATTTAATGTTTCTGCAGTTTTCGAAAAAATAAAAGAACTACTTCCAGAAGGTCCTGCTTTTTATCCTAAAGATCAATTAACCGATAAACCAGAGCGCTTTTTTGTAAATGAAAAAATTAGAGAGAAAATTCTAATTCACTACAAAAAAGAAATTCCGTATGCTGTAGAGGTAGCAACAGAAGAATTTATAGAAGAAGAAAATATAGTTCGAATTCGTGCCATAATTATGGTAGAAAGGGAAACACAAAAAGGAATTATTATTGGTCATAAAGGAAGTGCCTTAAAAAGAGTTGGTGCAGAGGCAAGAAAAGATTTAGAAAAATTTTTCGAAAAGAAAGTTTTTTTAGAACTGTATGTAAAAGTGAATAAAAATTGGCGAAGCGATAAAAACCAATTAAAAAGATTTGGTTACAATCAAAAATAA